From one Triticum urartu cultivar G1812 chromosome 3, Tu2.1, whole genome shotgun sequence genomic stretch:
- the LOC125542347 gene encoding beta-1,2-xylosyltransferase XYXT1-like isoform X2, whose product MVSVDAKQAAPAAGGRGLLSSWAQRHLNLCFVAGFLLVLLTYLVVSQQFAVTSPVAAVPTTPPHRKHQAVKSPGAGEAGFTQGGREGEGKAEARPAHEQQQQTGPPKAEGRARGVGKRDDDGAAKPFDNGKVVCIASPYSYTCDVFGDVRTNGTAHTVTLVPATSRPERREWSIQAYARFNMTGIPNVTVTQLDSTSALSPAPACTVTHRVPAIVLALGGHLGNYFHDFSDALVPLFVASRRYGGEVQLLAGNIQPWWLGKYEAVVRRLTKYDVLDLDHDDQIRCFRHVTVGLNMHKEFNIVPELVPGGVPLSMLNFTAFLRETYSLPRAAPIRLTNKKSSPPVDGKKMKKPRLMLLDRGHYRKLVNVPEIVKAAEKAGFEVTIADPRFNVRVKELALSVNSFDVLLGVHGAGLTNSAFLPPGAVVIQVVPYGKLEPMAQREFGDPAANMGLRYLEYSISVEESTLLETLGPDHPAIKDPDSVHRSGWDKVAEYYLGKQNVRVDVQRFAPTLALALDHLRQQ is encoded by the exons aTGGTCAGCGTCGACGCGAAGcaggcggcgccggcggcgggggGGAGGGGGCTGCTGAGCAGCTGGGCGCAGAGGCACCTCAACCTGTGCTTCGTCGCCGGCTTTCTCCTCGTGCTCCTCACCTACCTCGTCGTCTCCCAGCAGTTCGCCGTCACCTCCCCCGTCG CAGCTGTCCCCACGACGCCGCCGCACAGGAAGCATCAGGCCGTCAAGTCCCCCGGCGCCGGCGAAGCAG GATTTACGCAAGGGGGTCGAGAAGGAGAGGGCAAGGCGGAGGCCAGACCAGCTCACGAGCAGCAGCAGCAAACGG GGCCGCCGAAAGCAGAGGGCCGCGCGCGCGGCGTGGGGAAGAGAGACGACGACGGTGCGGCCAAGCCGTTTG ACAACGGCAAGGTGGTGTGCATCGCGAGCCCCTACTCCTACACCTGCGACGTCTTCGGTGACGTCCGGACCAACGGCACGGCGCACACCGTCACCCTCGTGCCGGCGACGTCCCGACCAGAGCGCCGGGAGTGGAGCATCCAGGCCTACGCCCGCTTCAACATGACCGGCATCCCCAACGTCACGGTGACGCAGCTCGACTCGACGTCCGCGCTGTCCCCGGCGCCCGCGTGCACGGTCACGCACCGCGTCCCGGCCATCGTGCTCGCGCTCGGCGGCCACCTGGGCAACTACTTCCACGACTTCAGCGACGCGCTCGTGCCGCTCTTCGTGGCGTCGCGCCGGTACGGCGGCGAGGTCCAGCTCCTGGCCGGCAACATCCAGCCCTGGTGGCTCGGCAAGTACGAGGCCGTCGTGCGGCGGCTGACAAAGTACGACGTCCTGGACCTCGACCACGACGATCAGATCCGCTGCTTCCGGCACGTCACCGTCGGCCTCAACATGCACAAGGAGTTCAACATCGTGCCGGAGCTGGTCCCCGgcggcgtcccgctctccatgcTCAACTTCACCGCCTTCCTCCGCGAGACCTACTCCCTGCCGCGCGCCGCTCCCATCCGCCTGACTAATAAGAAGAGCAGCCCGCCGGTGGACgggaagaagatgaagaagccgCGGCTGATGCTGCTCGACCGGGGCCACTACCGGAAGCTCGTCAACGTGCCGGAGATCGTCAAGGCGGCCGAGAAGGCCGGGTTCGAGGTGACCATCGCGGACCCGCGGTTTAACGTGCGCGTCAAAGAGCTGGCCCTCTCCGTGAACTCGTTCGACGTGCTGCTCGGCGTGCACGGCGCCGGGCTGACCAACTCGGCGTTCCTGCCGCCGGGGGCGGTGGTGATCCAGGTGGTGCCCTACGGCAAGCTGGAGCCGATGGCGCAGAGGGAATTCGGCGACCCCGCGGCCAACATGGGGCTCCGGTACCTCGAGTACAGCATCTCCGTGGAGGAGAGCACGCTGCTGGAGACGCTGGGGCCTGACCACCCCGCGATCAAGGATCCGGATTCCGTCCACCGGAGCGGGTGGGACAAGGTCGCCGAGTACTACCTTGGCAAGCAGAACGTGCGCGTCGACGTCCAAAGGTTCGCGCCGACGCTCGCGCTCGCGCTCGACCATCTCCGGCAACAGTAG
- the LOC125542348 gene encoding beta-1,2-xylosyltransferase XYXT1-like, which translates to MGAGEGKHGKGLVRSWAQRYLNLGFVAGFLLVLLAYIVVTQQFVITSPEAVPTMTPHRKQAISAPGAGETGTPEARVEEKAETKPVDASSGDETPNEEEQQQQQQPDAEPEWKKPEDTVATEQEPPKRDDTAAEPLDNGKVVCTTEGPFSDTCDVFGDVRTNGTAHTVTLVPATQTESREWKIQPYARRTMSGISEVTVTQLDSTSAEYPAPACTVTHNIPGIVFALGGLTGNYFHDFSDALVPLFIASRRYGGEVQLLASNIQPWWLGKYEAVVRRLSKYDVVDLDHDDQIRCFPSVTVGLRMHKEFDIVPELVPGGTPLSMVDFTAFLRETYSLPRVAPVSLMKGISPPEDQEKRKPRLMLLHRGHYRKFVNVPEIVKAAENAGFEVAIADPRFDVQVEELARSVNSFDVLLGVHGAGLTNAVFMPTGAVVIQVVPYGNLERMAKVDFGDPVADMGLRYLEYSITSEESTLLEMLGPDHPVIKDPESVHRSGWDKVAEYYLGKQDVRVDVERFAPTLALAIEHLRQK; encoded by the exons ATGGGCGCCGGCGAGGGGAAGCATGGGAAGGGGCTGGTGAGGAGCTGGGCGCAGAGGTACCTCAACCTCGGCTTCGTCGCCGGCTTCCTGCTCGTGCTCCTGGCCTACATCGTCGTCACCCAGCAGTTCGTCATCACCTCACCGGAAG CTGTGCCCACGATGACGCCGCACCGGAAGCAGGCGATCAGCGCTCCCGGCGCCGGCGAAACAG GGACGCCGGAGGCTCGAGTAGAGGAGAAGGCGGAGACGAAACCTGTGGACGCTTCTTCCGGTGATGAAACTCCAAATgaggaggagcagcagcagcagcaacagccgG ATGCGGAGCCGGAATGGAAGAAGCCGGAAGACACGGTGGCGACGGAGCAAGAGCCCCCCAAAAGAGACGACACCGCTGCCGAACCGCTCG ACAACGGCAAAGTGGTGTGCACCACGGAGGGCCCCTTCTCCGACACGTGCGACGTCTTCGGCGACGTCCGGACCAACGGCACGGCGCACACCGTCACCCTCGTCCCGGCGACCCAGACGGAGAGCCGGGAGTGGAAGATCCAGCCCTACGCCCGCCGCACCATGTCCGGCATCTCGGAGGTCACGGTGACGCAGCTCGACTCGACCTCGGCGGAGTACCCGGCGCCGGCGTGCACGGTGACGCACAACATACCGGGCATCGTGTTCGCGCTCGGCGGCCTCACGGGCAACTACTTCCACGACTTCAGCGACGCGCTGGTGCCGCTGTTCATCGCGTCGCGGCGGTACGGTGGTGAGGTCCAGCTCCTGGCCAGCAACATCCAGCCGTGGTGGCTCGGCAAGTACGAGGCCGTGGTGCGGCGGCTTTCCAAGTACGACGTCGTGGACCTCGACCATGACGATCAGATCCGGTGCTTCCCGAGCGTCACCGTCGGGCTCCGCATGCACAAGGAGTTCGACATCGTGCCGGAGCTGGTCCCCGGCGGCACACCCCTCTCCATGGTCGACTTCACCGCCTTCCTCCGCGAGACATACTCCCTGCCGCGCGTCGCGCCCGTCAGCTTGATGAAGGGCATCAGCCCGCCGGAGGACCAGGAGAAGAGGAAGCCGCGGCTGATGCTGCTCCACCGTGGCCACTACCGGAAGTTCGTGAACGTGCCGGAGATCGTGAAGGCGGCGGAGAATGCCGGGTTCGAGGTGGCCATAGCGGACCCGCGGTTCGACGTGCAGGTGGAGGAGCTGGCCCGGTCGGTGAACTCGTTCGACGTGCTGCTGGGCGTGCACGGCGCCGGGCTGACCAACGCAGTGTTCATGCCCACAGGGGCGGTGGTGATCCAGGTGGTGCCGTACGGCAATCTTGAGCGGATGGCGAAGGTGGACTTCGGCGACCCCGTGGCGGACATGGGGCTCCGGTACCTCGAGTACAGCATCACGTCGGAGGAGAGCACGCTGCTGGAGATGCTGGGGCCGGACCACCCCGTGATCAAGGACCCGGAGTCGGTGCACCGGAGCGGCTGGGACAAGGTCGCCGAGTACTACCTCGGCAAGCAGGACGTGCGCGTCGACGTGGAGCGCTTCGCGCCCACGCTCGCGTTGGCCATCGAACATCTCCGGCAGAAGTAG
- the LOC125542347 gene encoding beta-1,2-xylosyltransferase XYXT1-like isoform X5 produces MVSVDAKQAAPAAGGRGLLSSWAQRHLNLCFVAGFLLVLLTYLVVSQQFAVTSPVAAVPTTPPHRKHQAVKSPGAGEAGFTQGGREGEGKAEARPAHEQQQQTDNGKVVCIASPYSYTCDVFGDVRTNGTAHTVTLVPATSRPERREWSIQAYARFNMTGIPNVTVTQLDSTSALSPAPACTVTHRVPAIVLALGGHLGNYFHDFSDALVPLFVASRRYGGEVQLLAGNIQPWWLGKYEAVVRRLTKYDVLDLDHDDQIRCFRHVTVGLNMHKEFNIVPELVPGGVPLSMLNFTAFLRETYSLPRAAPIRLTNKKSSPPVDGKKMKKPRLMLLDRGHYRKLVNVPEIVKAAEKAGFEVTIADPRFNVRVKELALSVNSFDVLLGVHGAGLTNSAFLPPGAVVIQVVPYGKLEPMAQREFGDPAANMGLRYLEYSISVEESTLLETLGPDHPAIKDPDSVHRSGWDKVAEYYLGKQNVRVDVQRFAPTLALALDHLRQQ; encoded by the exons aTGGTCAGCGTCGACGCGAAGcaggcggcgccggcggcgggggGGAGGGGGCTGCTGAGCAGCTGGGCGCAGAGGCACCTCAACCTGTGCTTCGTCGCCGGCTTTCTCCTCGTGCTCCTCACCTACCTCGTCGTCTCCCAGCAGTTCGCCGTCACCTCCCCCGTCG CAGCTGTCCCCACGACGCCGCCGCACAGGAAGCATCAGGCCGTCAAGTCCCCCGGCGCCGGCGAAGCAG GATTTACGCAAGGGGGTCGAGAAGGAGAGGGCAAGGCGGAGGCCAGACCAGCTCACGAGCAGCAGCAGCAAACGG ACAACGGCAAGGTGGTGTGCATCGCGAGCCCCTACTCCTACACCTGCGACGTCTTCGGTGACGTCCGGACCAACGGCACGGCGCACACCGTCACCCTCGTGCCGGCGACGTCCCGACCAGAGCGCCGGGAGTGGAGCATCCAGGCCTACGCCCGCTTCAACATGACCGGCATCCCCAACGTCACGGTGACGCAGCTCGACTCGACGTCCGCGCTGTCCCCGGCGCCCGCGTGCACGGTCACGCACCGCGTCCCGGCCATCGTGCTCGCGCTCGGCGGCCACCTGGGCAACTACTTCCACGACTTCAGCGACGCGCTCGTGCCGCTCTTCGTGGCGTCGCGCCGGTACGGCGGCGAGGTCCAGCTCCTGGCCGGCAACATCCAGCCCTGGTGGCTCGGCAAGTACGAGGCCGTCGTGCGGCGGCTGACAAAGTACGACGTCCTGGACCTCGACCACGACGATCAGATCCGCTGCTTCCGGCACGTCACCGTCGGCCTCAACATGCACAAGGAGTTCAACATCGTGCCGGAGCTGGTCCCCGgcggcgtcccgctctccatgcTCAACTTCACCGCCTTCCTCCGCGAGACCTACTCCCTGCCGCGCGCCGCTCCCATCCGCCTGACTAATAAGAAGAGCAGCCCGCCGGTGGACgggaagaagatgaagaagccgCGGCTGATGCTGCTCGACCGGGGCCACTACCGGAAGCTCGTCAACGTGCCGGAGATCGTCAAGGCGGCCGAGAAGGCCGGGTTCGAGGTGACCATCGCGGACCCGCGGTTTAACGTGCGCGTCAAAGAGCTGGCCCTCTCCGTGAACTCGTTCGACGTGCTGCTCGGCGTGCACGGCGCCGGGCTGACCAACTCGGCGTTCCTGCCGCCGGGGGCGGTGGTGATCCAGGTGGTGCCCTACGGCAAGCTGGAGCCGATGGCGCAGAGGGAATTCGGCGACCCCGCGGCCAACATGGGGCTCCGGTACCTCGAGTACAGCATCTCCGTGGAGGAGAGCACGCTGCTGGAGACGCTGGGGCCTGACCACCCCGCGATCAAGGATCCGGATTCCGTCCACCGGAGCGGGTGGGACAAGGTCGCCGAGTACTACCTTGGCAAGCAGAACGTGCGCGTCGACGTCCAAAGGTTCGCGCCGACGCTCGCGCTCGCGCTCGACCATCTCCGGCAACAGTAG
- the LOC125542347 gene encoding beta-1,2-xylosyltransferase XYXT1-like isoform X4 — protein MVSVDAKQAAPAAGGRGLLSSWAQRHLNLCFVAGFLLVLLTYLVVSQQFAVTSPVAVPTTPPHRKHQAVKSPGAGEAGFTQGGREGEGKAEARPAHEQQQQTGPPKAEGRARGVGKRDDDGAAKPFDNGKVVCIASPYSYTCDVFGDVRTNGTAHTVTLVPATSRPERREWSIQAYARFNMTGIPNVTVTQLDSTSALSPAPACTVTHRVPAIVLALGGHLGNYFHDFSDALVPLFVASRRYGGEVQLLAGNIQPWWLGKYEAVVRRLTKYDVLDLDHDDQIRCFRHVTVGLNMHKEFNIVPELVPGGVPLSMLNFTAFLRETYSLPRAAPIRLTNKKSSPPVDGKKMKKPRLMLLDRGHYRKLVNVPEIVKAAEKAGFEVTIADPRFNVRVKELALSVNSFDVLLGVHGAGLTNSAFLPPGAVVIQVVPYGKLEPMAQREFGDPAANMGLRYLEYSISVEESTLLETLGPDHPAIKDPDSVHRSGWDKVAEYYLGKQNVRVDVQRFAPTLALALDHLRQQ, from the exons aTGGTCAGCGTCGACGCGAAGcaggcggcgccggcggcgggggGGAGGGGGCTGCTGAGCAGCTGGGCGCAGAGGCACCTCAACCTGTGCTTCGTCGCCGGCTTTCTCCTCGTGCTCCTCACCTACCTCGTCGTCTCCCAGCAGTTCGCCGTCACCTCCCCCGTCG CTGTCCCCACGACGCCGCCGCACAGGAAGCATCAGGCCGTCAAGTCCCCCGGCGCCGGCGAAGCAG GATTTACGCAAGGGGGTCGAGAAGGAGAGGGCAAGGCGGAGGCCAGACCAGCTCACGAGCAGCAGCAGCAAACGG GGCCGCCGAAAGCAGAGGGCCGCGCGCGCGGCGTGGGGAAGAGAGACGACGACGGTGCGGCCAAGCCGTTTG ACAACGGCAAGGTGGTGTGCATCGCGAGCCCCTACTCCTACACCTGCGACGTCTTCGGTGACGTCCGGACCAACGGCACGGCGCACACCGTCACCCTCGTGCCGGCGACGTCCCGACCAGAGCGCCGGGAGTGGAGCATCCAGGCCTACGCCCGCTTCAACATGACCGGCATCCCCAACGTCACGGTGACGCAGCTCGACTCGACGTCCGCGCTGTCCCCGGCGCCCGCGTGCACGGTCACGCACCGCGTCCCGGCCATCGTGCTCGCGCTCGGCGGCCACCTGGGCAACTACTTCCACGACTTCAGCGACGCGCTCGTGCCGCTCTTCGTGGCGTCGCGCCGGTACGGCGGCGAGGTCCAGCTCCTGGCCGGCAACATCCAGCCCTGGTGGCTCGGCAAGTACGAGGCCGTCGTGCGGCGGCTGACAAAGTACGACGTCCTGGACCTCGACCACGACGATCAGATCCGCTGCTTCCGGCACGTCACCGTCGGCCTCAACATGCACAAGGAGTTCAACATCGTGCCGGAGCTGGTCCCCGgcggcgtcccgctctccatgcTCAACTTCACCGCCTTCCTCCGCGAGACCTACTCCCTGCCGCGCGCCGCTCCCATCCGCCTGACTAATAAGAAGAGCAGCCCGCCGGTGGACgggaagaagatgaagaagccgCGGCTGATGCTGCTCGACCGGGGCCACTACCGGAAGCTCGTCAACGTGCCGGAGATCGTCAAGGCGGCCGAGAAGGCCGGGTTCGAGGTGACCATCGCGGACCCGCGGTTTAACGTGCGCGTCAAAGAGCTGGCCCTCTCCGTGAACTCGTTCGACGTGCTGCTCGGCGTGCACGGCGCCGGGCTGACCAACTCGGCGTTCCTGCCGCCGGGGGCGGTGGTGATCCAGGTGGTGCCCTACGGCAAGCTGGAGCCGATGGCGCAGAGGGAATTCGGCGACCCCGCGGCCAACATGGGGCTCCGGTACCTCGAGTACAGCATCTCCGTGGAGGAGAGCACGCTGCTGGAGACGCTGGGGCCTGACCACCCCGCGATCAAGGATCCGGATTCCGTCCACCGGAGCGGGTGGGACAAGGTCGCCGAGTACTACCTTGGCAAGCAGAACGTGCGCGTCGACGTCCAAAGGTTCGCGCCGACGCTCGCGCTCGCGCTCGACCATCTCCGGCAACAGTAG
- the LOC125542347 gene encoding beta-1,2-xylosyltransferase XYXT1-like isoform X3 — MVSVDAKQAAPAAGGRGLLSSWAQRHLNLCFVAGFLLVLLTYLVVSQQFAVTSPVAVPTTPPHRKHQAVKSPGAGEAGFTQGGREGEGKAEARPAHEQQQQTAGPPKAEGRARGVGKRDDDGAAKPFDNGKVVCIASPYSYTCDVFGDVRTNGTAHTVTLVPATSRPERREWSIQAYARFNMTGIPNVTVTQLDSTSALSPAPACTVTHRVPAIVLALGGHLGNYFHDFSDALVPLFVASRRYGGEVQLLAGNIQPWWLGKYEAVVRRLTKYDVLDLDHDDQIRCFRHVTVGLNMHKEFNIVPELVPGGVPLSMLNFTAFLRETYSLPRAAPIRLTNKKSSPPVDGKKMKKPRLMLLDRGHYRKLVNVPEIVKAAEKAGFEVTIADPRFNVRVKELALSVNSFDVLLGVHGAGLTNSAFLPPGAVVIQVVPYGKLEPMAQREFGDPAANMGLRYLEYSISVEESTLLETLGPDHPAIKDPDSVHRSGWDKVAEYYLGKQNVRVDVQRFAPTLALALDHLRQQ; from the exons aTGGTCAGCGTCGACGCGAAGcaggcggcgccggcggcgggggGGAGGGGGCTGCTGAGCAGCTGGGCGCAGAGGCACCTCAACCTGTGCTTCGTCGCCGGCTTTCTCCTCGTGCTCCTCACCTACCTCGTCGTCTCCCAGCAGTTCGCCGTCACCTCCCCCGTCG CTGTCCCCACGACGCCGCCGCACAGGAAGCATCAGGCCGTCAAGTCCCCCGGCGCCGGCGAAGCAG GATTTACGCAAGGGGGTCGAGAAGGAGAGGGCAAGGCGGAGGCCAGACCAGCTCACGAGCAGCAGCAGCAAACGG CAGGGCCGCCGAAAGCAGAGGGCCGCGCGCGCGGCGTGGGGAAGAGAGACGACGACGGTGCGGCCAAGCCGTTTG ACAACGGCAAGGTGGTGTGCATCGCGAGCCCCTACTCCTACACCTGCGACGTCTTCGGTGACGTCCGGACCAACGGCACGGCGCACACCGTCACCCTCGTGCCGGCGACGTCCCGACCAGAGCGCCGGGAGTGGAGCATCCAGGCCTACGCCCGCTTCAACATGACCGGCATCCCCAACGTCACGGTGACGCAGCTCGACTCGACGTCCGCGCTGTCCCCGGCGCCCGCGTGCACGGTCACGCACCGCGTCCCGGCCATCGTGCTCGCGCTCGGCGGCCACCTGGGCAACTACTTCCACGACTTCAGCGACGCGCTCGTGCCGCTCTTCGTGGCGTCGCGCCGGTACGGCGGCGAGGTCCAGCTCCTGGCCGGCAACATCCAGCCCTGGTGGCTCGGCAAGTACGAGGCCGTCGTGCGGCGGCTGACAAAGTACGACGTCCTGGACCTCGACCACGACGATCAGATCCGCTGCTTCCGGCACGTCACCGTCGGCCTCAACATGCACAAGGAGTTCAACATCGTGCCGGAGCTGGTCCCCGgcggcgtcccgctctccatgcTCAACTTCACCGCCTTCCTCCGCGAGACCTACTCCCTGCCGCGCGCCGCTCCCATCCGCCTGACTAATAAGAAGAGCAGCCCGCCGGTGGACgggaagaagatgaagaagccgCGGCTGATGCTGCTCGACCGGGGCCACTACCGGAAGCTCGTCAACGTGCCGGAGATCGTCAAGGCGGCCGAGAAGGCCGGGTTCGAGGTGACCATCGCGGACCCGCGGTTTAACGTGCGCGTCAAAGAGCTGGCCCTCTCCGTGAACTCGTTCGACGTGCTGCTCGGCGTGCACGGCGCCGGGCTGACCAACTCGGCGTTCCTGCCGCCGGGGGCGGTGGTGATCCAGGTGGTGCCCTACGGCAAGCTGGAGCCGATGGCGCAGAGGGAATTCGGCGACCCCGCGGCCAACATGGGGCTCCGGTACCTCGAGTACAGCATCTCCGTGGAGGAGAGCACGCTGCTGGAGACGCTGGGGCCTGACCACCCCGCGATCAAGGATCCGGATTCCGTCCACCGGAGCGGGTGGGACAAGGTCGCCGAGTACTACCTTGGCAAGCAGAACGTGCGCGTCGACGTCCAAAGGTTCGCGCCGACGCTCGCGCTCGCGCTCGACCATCTCCGGCAACAGTAG
- the LOC125542347 gene encoding beta-1,2-xylosyltransferase XYXT1-like isoform X1, with amino-acid sequence MVSVDAKQAAPAAGGRGLLSSWAQRHLNLCFVAGFLLVLLTYLVVSQQFAVTSPVAAVPTTPPHRKHQAVKSPGAGEAGFTQGGREGEGKAEARPAHEQQQQTAGPPKAEGRARGVGKRDDDGAAKPFDNGKVVCIASPYSYTCDVFGDVRTNGTAHTVTLVPATSRPERREWSIQAYARFNMTGIPNVTVTQLDSTSALSPAPACTVTHRVPAIVLALGGHLGNYFHDFSDALVPLFVASRRYGGEVQLLAGNIQPWWLGKYEAVVRRLTKYDVLDLDHDDQIRCFRHVTVGLNMHKEFNIVPELVPGGVPLSMLNFTAFLRETYSLPRAAPIRLTNKKSSPPVDGKKMKKPRLMLLDRGHYRKLVNVPEIVKAAEKAGFEVTIADPRFNVRVKELALSVNSFDVLLGVHGAGLTNSAFLPPGAVVIQVVPYGKLEPMAQREFGDPAANMGLRYLEYSISVEESTLLETLGPDHPAIKDPDSVHRSGWDKVAEYYLGKQNVRVDVQRFAPTLALALDHLRQQ; translated from the exons aTGGTCAGCGTCGACGCGAAGcaggcggcgccggcggcgggggGGAGGGGGCTGCTGAGCAGCTGGGCGCAGAGGCACCTCAACCTGTGCTTCGTCGCCGGCTTTCTCCTCGTGCTCCTCACCTACCTCGTCGTCTCCCAGCAGTTCGCCGTCACCTCCCCCGTCG CAGCTGTCCCCACGACGCCGCCGCACAGGAAGCATCAGGCCGTCAAGTCCCCCGGCGCCGGCGAAGCAG GATTTACGCAAGGGGGTCGAGAAGGAGAGGGCAAGGCGGAGGCCAGACCAGCTCACGAGCAGCAGCAGCAAACGG CAGGGCCGCCGAAAGCAGAGGGCCGCGCGCGCGGCGTGGGGAAGAGAGACGACGACGGTGCGGCCAAGCCGTTTG ACAACGGCAAGGTGGTGTGCATCGCGAGCCCCTACTCCTACACCTGCGACGTCTTCGGTGACGTCCGGACCAACGGCACGGCGCACACCGTCACCCTCGTGCCGGCGACGTCCCGACCAGAGCGCCGGGAGTGGAGCATCCAGGCCTACGCCCGCTTCAACATGACCGGCATCCCCAACGTCACGGTGACGCAGCTCGACTCGACGTCCGCGCTGTCCCCGGCGCCCGCGTGCACGGTCACGCACCGCGTCCCGGCCATCGTGCTCGCGCTCGGCGGCCACCTGGGCAACTACTTCCACGACTTCAGCGACGCGCTCGTGCCGCTCTTCGTGGCGTCGCGCCGGTACGGCGGCGAGGTCCAGCTCCTGGCCGGCAACATCCAGCCCTGGTGGCTCGGCAAGTACGAGGCCGTCGTGCGGCGGCTGACAAAGTACGACGTCCTGGACCTCGACCACGACGATCAGATCCGCTGCTTCCGGCACGTCACCGTCGGCCTCAACATGCACAAGGAGTTCAACATCGTGCCGGAGCTGGTCCCCGgcggcgtcccgctctccatgcTCAACTTCACCGCCTTCCTCCGCGAGACCTACTCCCTGCCGCGCGCCGCTCCCATCCGCCTGACTAATAAGAAGAGCAGCCCGCCGGTGGACgggaagaagatgaagaagccgCGGCTGATGCTGCTCGACCGGGGCCACTACCGGAAGCTCGTCAACGTGCCGGAGATCGTCAAGGCGGCCGAGAAGGCCGGGTTCGAGGTGACCATCGCGGACCCGCGGTTTAACGTGCGCGTCAAAGAGCTGGCCCTCTCCGTGAACTCGTTCGACGTGCTGCTCGGCGTGCACGGCGCCGGGCTGACCAACTCGGCGTTCCTGCCGCCGGGGGCGGTGGTGATCCAGGTGGTGCCCTACGGCAAGCTGGAGCCGATGGCGCAGAGGGAATTCGGCGACCCCGCGGCCAACATGGGGCTCCGGTACCTCGAGTACAGCATCTCCGTGGAGGAGAGCACGCTGCTGGAGACGCTGGGGCCTGACCACCCCGCGATCAAGGATCCGGATTCCGTCCACCGGAGCGGGTGGGACAAGGTCGCCGAGTACTACCTTGGCAAGCAGAACGTGCGCGTCGACGTCCAAAGGTTCGCGCCGACGCTCGCGCTCGCGCTCGACCATCTCCGGCAACAGTAG